In Bradyrhizobium guangxiense, the following are encoded in one genomic region:
- the rsmD gene encoding 16S rRNA (guanine(966)-N(2))-methyltransferase RsmD → MRVVGGRLKGRNLASPSSRDIRPTADRLRESVFNILVHAYDDPIQDARVLDLFAGTGALGIEASSRGAKFTLFVDNGAEARALLRNNVESLGLGGVTKVYRRDATALGPAHPVEPFSLVFLDPPYGKGFAEKALASLRDGGWLTPGALLVVEEAKAAQFVTPEGFEELERRADDDTEFVFLKRP, encoded by the coding sequence TTGCGCGTCGTCGGCGGCAGGTTGAAGGGGCGCAATCTCGCCTCACCGTCCTCGCGCGACATCCGCCCCACGGCGGACCGCCTGCGCGAATCCGTGTTCAACATCCTCGTACACGCCTATGACGATCCGATTCAGGATGCGCGCGTGCTCGATCTCTTCGCCGGCACCGGCGCGCTCGGTATCGAGGCGTCGTCACGCGGGGCGAAGTTCACGCTGTTCGTCGACAATGGCGCGGAAGCGCGGGCGCTCTTGCGCAACAACGTAGAATCGCTCGGCCTTGGCGGCGTGACAAAAGTCTATCGCCGCGATGCCACCGCCCTCGGCCCCGCGCATCCCGTCGAGCCGTTCTCGCTGGTGTTTCTCGATCCGCCCTATGGCAAGGGCTTTGCGGAGAAGGCGCTGGCGTCCTTGCGCGATGGCGGCTGGCTGACGCCGGGCGCGCTGCTGGTGGTGGAAGAGGCCAAGGCCGCGCAGTTCGTGACGCCGGAAGGTTTCGAGGAGCTCGAGCGGCGGGCGGATGACGACACGGAGTTCGTGTTTTTGAAAAGGCCGTAG
- a CDS encoding transcriptional regulator — protein MAELDKTIHQALRLKTMAALNALPVSTGLEFARLKKLTGATDGNLGAHIETLAKAGYVSVDKAFVGKKPQTTVTATAAGRSRSMWRRCAGKQA, from the coding sequence CTGGCCGAGCTAGACAAGACCATCCATCAGGCGCTGCGGTTGAAAACCATGGCCGCGTTGAACGCGCTGCCAGTGTCGACGGGTCTGGAATTCGCGCGGCTGAAGAAGCTCACCGGGGCCACCGACGGCAATCTCGGCGCGCATATCGAGACGCTGGCGAAGGCGGGCTACGTCTCGGTGGACAAGGCGTTCGTGGGGAAGAAGCCGCAGACGACGGTGACGGCCACCGCGGCGGGGCGTTCGCGCAGCATGTGGCGACGCTGCGCGGGGAAGCAGGCGTAG
- a CDS encoding pseudouridine synthase → MPRDSDKDNDSRGRRGPPKGGRSGKARGPDKKFAKRGFEGKGDRDSRPPREGRTFRRREDGDAPRRDFSERPRFKRDDRSSEGRGERSFKPRGDRSSSDRSSRDGEKRPFKPRGERPSYGRDERPPRRDRDDARAAGRSSDRKFGDKKPYAPRGDRPERKFDGERKFSKGRPDRQSDRGDRERDRGDRGPREDRGERSFKPRGDRPNFDRGDRAARGDRPRKSFDKDFGGRDRGDEKPWRQRDDRREGGRGGDDRPRFQRRRDEGDDRPRFSRPREERSGDDRPRFNRSREGRPEGRMDWQEHPRSEGRFRDRPRRENEDDSRIFEKRPAFGGRGAYRDRDRDFEGRPRRDDAPKPKKAGERIAKVLARAGLASRRDAEEMVTQGRVTVNGRVINSPALDITKNDVVLVDGKPLPERERTRLFLYHKPRGLMTTHDDPEGRPTVFDNLPEGLPRLISVGRLDFNTEGLLLLTNDGGLARTLELPDTGWLRRYRVRAHGDVTQAQLDELKNGIEIEGVKYGPIEATLERDQGANVWLVFAIREGKNREVRNVCAHLGLEVNRLIRVSYGPFQLGEIPEGQVEEIRSRVLREQLGDKVIEKSGAQFDAPSKSSSRVDDARSDKKPASKRAVINDRKGRRVLVQRTGSEEARERNEAEASGYGPPRRPKRGYHGKRDLTPRED, encoded by the coding sequence ATGCCTCGCGACAGCGACAAAGACAACGATTCCCGCGGCCGGCGAGGCCCCCCCAAAGGCGGCCGCAGCGGCAAGGCGCGCGGCCCCGACAAGAAGTTCGCCAAGCGCGGCTTCGAGGGCAAGGGCGACCGTGACAGCCGCCCGCCCCGCGAGGGCCGCACCTTTCGCCGCCGCGAGGATGGCGATGCTCCGCGCCGCGACTTCAGTGAGCGCCCGCGCTTCAAGCGCGACGACCGCAGCAGTGAAGGCCGCGGCGAGCGCAGCTTCAAGCCGCGCGGCGACCGTTCGTCCTCCGATCGCTCGTCGCGTGACGGCGAGAAGCGGCCCTTCAAGCCGCGCGGTGAGCGCCCGTCCTACGGCCGCGACGAGCGTCCGCCGCGCCGGGATCGCGACGATGCCCGCGCGGCCGGCCGCTCCAGCGACCGGAAGTTCGGCGACAAGAAGCCCTACGCGCCGCGCGGCGACCGCCCGGAGCGCAAGTTCGACGGCGAACGGAAATTTTCGAAGGGTCGGCCGGATCGCCAAAGCGACCGTGGGGATCGCGAACGCGACCGTGGGGATCGCGGGCCGCGCGAGGACCGTGGCGAGCGCAGCTTCAAGCCGCGTGGAGACCGCCCGAATTTCGATCGCGGTGATCGCGCGGCGCGCGGCGACCGTCCGCGCAAGTCCTTCGACAAGGATTTCGGCGGCCGCGATCGCGGCGACGAGAAGCCCTGGCGTCAGCGCGATGACCGCCGCGAGGGTGGCCGTGGTGGCGACGACCGTCCGCGCTTTCAACGGCGCCGTGACGAAGGTGACGATCGCCCGCGCTTCTCGCGCCCGCGCGAAGAGCGGTCCGGCGACGATCGTCCGCGCTTCAACCGCTCACGCGAGGGCCGGCCGGAAGGCCGGATGGACTGGCAGGAGCATCCGCGCAGCGAAGGCCGCTTCCGTGATCGCCCGCGCCGGGAGAACGAGGACGACAGCCGGATCTTCGAGAAGCGCCCGGCCTTTGGTGGCCGCGGTGCCTACCGCGACCGCGATCGCGATTTCGAAGGCCGGCCGCGCCGCGACGACGCGCCGAAGCCGAAGAAAGCTGGCGAGCGCATCGCCAAGGTATTGGCGCGTGCGGGCCTTGCCTCGCGGCGCGACGCCGAGGAGATGGTCACGCAGGGCCGCGTCACCGTCAACGGCCGCGTGATCAATTCGCCCGCGCTCGACATCACCAAGAATGACGTCGTTCTGGTCGACGGCAAGCCGTTGCCGGAGCGCGAGCGCACGCGGCTGTTCCTCTATCACAAGCCGCGCGGGCTGATGACCACGCATGACGATCCCGAGGGCCGTCCGACCGTGTTCGACAATCTGCCGGAAGGTCTGCCGCGCCTGATCAGCGTCGGCCGGCTCGATTTCAATACCGAAGGCCTGTTGCTGCTCACCAATGACGGCGGGCTCGCGCGCACGCTCGAGCTGCCCGACACCGGCTGGCTGCGCCGCTACCGGGTGCGCGCCCATGGCGACGTCACCCAGGCGCAGCTCGACGAGCTCAAGAACGGCATCGAGATCGAGGGCGTCAAATACGGCCCGATCGAAGCGACGCTGGAGCGCGACCAGGGCGCCAATGTCTGGCTGGTGTTCGCGATCCGCGAAGGCAAGAACCGCGAGGTGCGCAACGTCTGCGCCCATCTCGGCCTCGAGGTGAACCGGCTGATCCGCGTCTCCTATGGCCCGTTCCAGCTCGGCGAGATCCCCGAAGGCCAGGTCGAGGAGATCAGGTCGCGCGTGCTGCGCGAGCAGCTCGGCGACAAGGTGATCGAGAAGTCGGGCGCACAGTTCGACGCGCCCTCGAAATCATCTTCGCGCGTCGACGACGCGCGGAGCGACAAGAAGCCCGCCAGCAAGCGCGCGGTCATCAACGACCGCAAGGGCCGCCGTGTGCTGGTTCAGCGCACCGGCAGCGAGGAGGCCCGCGAGCGCAACGAGGCTGAGGCGAGCGGCTACGGCCCGCCGCGCCGTCCCAAGCGCGGCTATCACGGCAAGCGCGATTTGACGCCGCGGGAGGACTAG
- a CDS encoding GMC family oxidoreductase encodes MAKFDLNDSSVVVIVGSGAGGGTLGNELAQKGVKVVILEAGPRIENHEFINDEWESFSQLAWTDARTTSGSWRVAKDFSGLPAWIVKAVGGSTTHWAGASLRFDEHEFRVKSTYGNIPGANLLDWPITLAEIEPWYAKAENKMGVTRTNGIPGLPGNNNFKVLEAGARKLGYKTVHTGNMAINSQPRDGRGSCQQIGFCFQGCKSGAKWSTLYTEIPKGEATGNLEVRPSSMAVKIEHDAGGKVTGVVYADESGAMQRQKARIVAVAGNSIESPRLLLNSASTMFPDGLGNSSGQVGRNYMRHMTGSVYAVFEKSVHMYRGTTMAGIIRDEAVNNPKRGFVGGYEMETLSIGLPFMAAFLNPGAWGRSFTSALDGYPRMAGMWLVGEDMPQETNRITLDPVVKDKHGQPVASVHFDDHPNDVAMRAHAYKQGAAVYDAVGATVTYPTPPYPSTHNLGTNRMSEKPRDGVVNKFGQSHDVKNLFVSDGSQFTSGAACNPTLTIVALAIRQADYIAAAMQKKEI; translated from the coding sequence ATGGCAAAATTCGATCTGAACGACTCCAGCGTTGTGGTGATCGTCGGCTCCGGTGCCGGCGGCGGCACGCTGGGCAACGAGCTCGCGCAGAAGGGCGTCAAGGTGGTCATCCTCGAAGCAGGTCCCCGCATCGAGAACCACGAGTTCATCAACGACGAGTGGGAGAGTTTTTCCCAGCTCGCCTGGACCGATGCCCGCACCACATCGGGCAGCTGGCGCGTCGCCAAGGATTTTTCCGGCCTGCCCGCGTGGATCGTGAAGGCCGTCGGCGGCTCGACCACGCACTGGGCCGGCGCCTCGCTCCGCTTCGACGAGCACGAGTTCAGGGTGAAGAGCACCTACGGCAACATTCCCGGCGCCAACCTTCTGGACTGGCCGATCACGCTCGCCGAGATCGAGCCGTGGTACGCCAAAGCCGAGAACAAGATGGGCGTGACCCGCACCAACGGGATTCCCGGACTTCCCGGCAACAATAACTTCAAAGTGCTGGAGGCCGGCGCCAGGAAGCTCGGCTACAAGACCGTGCACACCGGCAACATGGCGATCAACAGCCAGCCGCGCGACGGACGCGGCTCCTGCCAGCAGATCGGCTTCTGCTTCCAGGGCTGCAAATCCGGCGCGAAATGGTCGACGCTCTACACCGAGATTCCCAAGGGTGAAGCCACCGGCAATCTCGAAGTGCGGCCGAGCAGCATGGCGGTCAAGATCGAGCACGACGCCGGCGGCAAGGTGACCGGCGTCGTCTATGCCGACGAGAGCGGCGCGATGCAGCGCCAGAAGGCGCGCATCGTCGCGGTCGCCGGCAACTCGATCGAGAGCCCGCGTCTGCTGCTCAACAGCGCCTCGACCATGTTCCCGGACGGCCTTGGCAATTCATCGGGCCAGGTCGGCCGCAACTACATGCGGCACATGACCGGCAGCGTCTACGCCGTGTTCGAGAAATCGGTGCACATGTATCGCGGCACCACCATGGCCGGCATCATCCGCGATGAGGCCGTCAACAATCCGAAGCGCGGCTTCGTCGGCGGCTACGAGATGGAGACGCTGTCGATCGGCTTGCCCTTCATGGCGGCTTTCCTCAATCCCGGTGCCTGGGGCCGCTCGTTCACGTCGGCGCTCGACGGCTATCCCCGGATGGCCGGCATGTGGCTGGTCGGCGAGGACATGCCGCAGGAGACCAACCGCATCACGCTCGATCCCGTCGTCAAGGACAAGCACGGACAGCCGGTCGCGAGCGTTCATTTCGACGACCACCCCAACGATGTCGCGATGCGTGCCCACGCCTATAAGCAGGGCGCGGCGGTCTACGACGCCGTCGGCGCCACGGTGACCTATCCGACACCGCCCTATCCTAGCACGCACAATCTCGGCACCAACAGGATGAGCGAGAAGCCGCGGGACGGCGTCGTCAACAAGTTCGGACAGAGCCACGACGTCAAGAACCTGTTCGTCTCGGATGGCAGCCAGTTCACCAGCGGGGCTGCCTGCAACCCGACGCTGACCATCGTTGCGCTGGCGATCCGGCAGGCGGACTACATCGCGGCAGCGATGCAGAAGAAGGAGATTTAA
- a CDS encoding ribbon-helix-helix domain-containing protein gives MCHLFAHQPQRDYESQTRSLRIDGHCTSIRLEMAFWDTLEEIAAKESMSLGKFLTTLYNEVLDHHGEVNNFASLLRCSCLIYRSRSTTPVAEFKTNVAPILDAAE, from the coding sequence ATGTGCCATCTCTTCGCGCACCAGCCCCAACGCGACTACGAATCCCAGACCCGCTCCTTGCGGATCGACGGCCATTGCACCTCGATCCGGCTGGAGATGGCATTCTGGGACACGCTGGAGGAGATTGCAGCCAAGGAGAGCATGAGCCTCGGCAAGTTCCTGACCACACTCTACAACGAGGTGCTCGACCATCACGGCGAGGTCAACAATTTTGCTTCGCTGCTGCGCTGCTCGTGTCTGATCTATCGCTCCCGGAGCACGACGCCGGTGGCGGAGTTCAAGACCAATGTGGCGCCGATTCTGGACGCGGCGGAATAG
- the purD gene encoding phosphoribosylamine--glycine ligase, producing the protein MHILLLGSGGREHALAWKIAASPLVTKFWCAPGNAGIAKEAECVGLDVADHAAVIDFCKKNAVELVVVGPETPLAAGIVDDLTASGIKAFGPSKMAAQLESSKGFTKALCTEFGIPTGAYKRFTNPNDARAYVQSQGAPIVVKADGLAAGKGVVVAKTMREAEDAIAMMFEGAFGEAGAEVVIEEFLPGREISFFALCDGETAIPLASAQDHKRVFDHDVGPNTGGMGAYSPTPLVTPQVHDAIMARIILPTVAGMKQRGTPFRGVLYAGIMLTTQGPKLFEFNVRFGDPECQVLMLRMMSDLVPALLAACDGQLKNFDLRWHKESALTVVMAAKGYPGDYQKGTRIEGLDDAAKVDNVEIFHAGTVAKDGAILANGGRVLNVCALGATVTEAQARAYQAVDRIRWPEGFCRRDIGWQAGEAEKAKS; encoded by the coding sequence ATGCATATTCTCCTGCTCGGTTCCGGCGGCCGCGAACATGCCCTGGCGTGGAAGATCGCAGCCTCTCCCCTGGTGACCAAATTCTGGTGCGCGCCCGGCAATGCCGGCATCGCCAAGGAGGCGGAATGCGTAGGCCTCGATGTCGCCGACCATGCCGCCGTGATCGACTTCTGCAAAAAGAACGCGGTCGAGCTCGTGGTGGTCGGGCCGGAAACGCCGCTGGCGGCCGGCATCGTCGATGATCTCACAGCTAGCGGCATCAAGGCGTTCGGGCCGAGCAAGATGGCGGCCCAGCTCGAAAGCTCCAAGGGGTTCACCAAGGCGCTGTGCACCGAGTTCGGCATCCCGACCGGCGCCTACAAGCGCTTCACCAACCCAAATGACGCGCGCGCCTATGTGCAGAGCCAGGGCGCGCCGATCGTGGTCAAGGCCGACGGCCTTGCCGCGGGTAAGGGCGTCGTCGTTGCGAAAACCATGCGCGAGGCCGAGGACGCCATCGCCATGATGTTCGAGGGCGCCTTCGGCGAGGCCGGCGCGGAGGTCGTGATCGAGGAGTTCTTGCCCGGCCGCGAGATCAGCTTTTTCGCGCTGTGCGACGGCGAGACCGCGATCCCGCTCGCCTCCGCGCAGGACCACAAGCGCGTGTTCGACCACGACGTCGGTCCGAACACCGGCGGCATGGGCGCCTACTCGCCGACGCCGCTGGTGACGCCGCAGGTCCATGACGCCATCATGGCCAGGATCATCCTGCCGACGGTCGCAGGCATGAAGCAGCGCGGCACGCCGTTCCGCGGTGTGCTCTATGCCGGCATCATGCTGACGACGCAGGGCCCAAAACTGTTCGAGTTCAACGTCCGTTTCGGCGATCCCGAGTGCCAGGTGCTGATGCTGCGCATGATGAGTGACCTCGTGCCGGCGCTGCTCGCCGCCTGCGACGGGCAATTGAAGAATTTCGATCTGCGCTGGCACAAGGAATCCGCGCTCACCGTGGTGATGGCGGCGAAGGGCTATCCCGGCGACTATCAAAAAGGGACTCGCATCGAGGGGCTCGACGACGCCGCCAAGGTGGACAATGTCGAGATCTTCCACGCCGGCACGGTGGCGAAGGATGGCGCCATCCTGGCCAATGGCGGCCGCGTGCTCAATGTCTGCGCGCTGGGGGCGACCGTGACGGAGGCGCAGGCCCGCGCCTATCAGGCCGTCGACCGCATCCGCTGGCCGGAAGGCTTCTGCCGCCGAGATATCGGCTGGCAGGCGGGGGAGGCGGAGAAGGCCAAGAGTTAG
- a CDS encoding alpha/beta fold hydrolase, translating into MSDLADLYPGFAAEWVNTAFGRVFARVGGKGPPLLLLHGFSETHVMWHQVAPELAEAFTLIIADLPGYGWSDMPESDALHIPYSKRAMAKAMVEMMERLGHVHFALAGHDRGGRVSYRLALDHPGRLSKLAVLDILPTYNYWERMNRAYALKIYHWTFLAQPYPLPETLIANQGEFFLRFKMASQTRSKTLDAIDPRALAHYLTPFRDPARIHAMCEDYRAGAYFDYDLDKADFEAGKKITVPMLALWGNAGIAQAAATPLDTWRQWATNVVGMPVESGHFLTEENPDVTAKALREFFLAT; encoded by the coding sequence ATGTCCGATCTCGCCGACCTCTATCCGGGTTTTGCCGCCGAATGGGTCAATACCGCGTTTGGCCGCGTCTTCGCCCGCGTCGGCGGCAAGGGCCCGCCGCTGCTGCTGCTGCACGGCTTCTCCGAGACCCATGTGATGTGGCACCAGGTCGCGCCCGAGCTTGCGGAAGCCTTCACGCTGATCATCGCCGACCTGCCGGGCTACGGCTGGTCCGACATGCCCGAGAGCGATGCGCTGCATATCCCCTACAGCAAGCGCGCAATGGCGAAAGCCATGGTCGAAATGATGGAGCGGCTCGGCCACGTGCACTTCGCGCTCGCCGGCCACGACCGCGGCGGCCGCGTGTCGTACCGGCTCGCGCTCGATCATCCTGGCCGGCTGTCGAAGCTCGCCGTGCTCGATATTCTGCCGACCTATAATTACTGGGAGCGGATGAACCGCGCCTACGCGTTGAAGATCTATCACTGGACCTTCCTGGCGCAGCCCTATCCGCTGCCGGAAACGCTGATCGCGAACCAGGGCGAGTTCTTCCTGCGTTTCAAGATGGCGAGCCAGACCCGGTCGAAGACGCTGGACGCGATCGATCCGCGCGCGCTCGCGCACTACCTCACCCCGTTCCGCGATCCCGCCCGCATCCATGCGATGTGCGAGGACTATCGCGCCGGCGCCTATTTCGACTACGACCTCGACAAGGCCGATTTCGAGGCCGGCAAGAAGATCACGGTGCCGATGCTGGCGCTGTGGGGCAATGCCGGCATCGCCCAGGCCGCGGCGACGCCACTCGATACGTGGCGGCAATGGGCCACCAACGTGGTCGGCATGCCCGTGGAGTCCGGGCACTTCCTCACCGAGGAGAATCCGGATGTAACCGCGAAGGCGCTGCGGGAGTTCTTTCTCGCGACCTAG
- a CDS encoding nucleoside deaminase yields the protein MIRGLKAPSFMDLALRTAENAGKAGEVPIGCVVVRNYEVIATAANRTLTDHDPTAHAEIVALREAAKKIGSERLVDCDLYVTLEPCTMCAGAISFARVRRLYYGAADPKGGAVESGVRFFASPTCHHAPDVYSGVGESEAARLLKEFFRERR from the coding sequence ATGATACGAGGCTTGAAAGCCCCCTCTTTCATGGATTTGGCGCTCAGAACGGCCGAAAATGCCGGAAAAGCGGGCGAAGTTCCGATCGGGTGCGTGGTGGTCCGCAACTACGAGGTCATCGCCACCGCGGCCAACCGGACGCTGACCGACCACGACCCCACCGCCCATGCCGAAATCGTCGCGCTGCGCGAGGCGGCGAAAAAGATCGGTAGCGAGCGCCTCGTCGACTGCGACCTCTACGTGACGCTGGAGCCCTGCACCATGTGTGCGGGCGCGATCTCGTTTGCAAGGGTCAGGCGCCTTTATTACGGCGCCGCCGACCCCAAGGGCGGCGCGGTGGAATCAGGCGTGCGCTTCTTTGCCTCGCCGACCTGCCACCACGCGCCGGACGTCTATTCCGGCGTCGGCGAGAGCGAGGCGGCGCGGCTGCTCAAGGAGTTTTTTCGGGAGCGTCGCTAG
- a CDS encoding IclR family transcriptional regulator yields the protein MNPEKPQAGAPALEKGLDLLEALAGAARGMSQKQLAERVGRSVSEIFRMLVALERRGYVARDPATGEYTLTLKLFRIASQFPPTERLLKAALPVMEQLASRVQLSCHLTVLHGEQFMVIARIEPEWLMGWSVKVGAVFPLTQQYASAKVLAAFQLEGRRQELAQVIATNDRISTKKALAALDRISSEGGNFSNDDGYTRILAYSCPIIEVSGRAVAAMTVPLVRQDQTPAAEASAIAAELRNAARTVSEKIGGIS from the coding sequence ATGAACCCTGAGAAGCCGCAAGCAGGCGCGCCCGCTCTGGAGAAGGGACTGGACCTCCTGGAGGCGCTGGCCGGCGCGGCGCGCGGCATGAGCCAGAAGCAGCTCGCCGAACGCGTCGGCCGCTCCGTGAGCGAGATCTTCCGGATGCTGGTGGCGCTGGAGCGCCGTGGCTATGTCGCACGCGACCCCGCAACCGGCGAATACACCCTGACGCTGAAACTGTTCCGGATCGCCTCGCAATTCCCGCCGACCGAGCGGCTGCTGAAGGCGGCGCTGCCGGTGATGGAGCAGCTCGCCTCCCGCGTCCAATTGTCCTGCCATCTCACGGTGCTGCACGGCGAGCAGTTCATGGTGATCGCCCGGATCGAGCCGGAATGGCTGATGGGCTGGTCGGTCAAGGTCGGCGCGGTGTTTCCGCTCACCCAGCAATACGCCTCCGCAAAGGTTCTGGCGGCCTTTCAGCTCGAGGGCCGGCGCCAGGAGCTTGCGCAAGTCATCGCGACCAACGATCGGATCAGCACCAAAAAGGCGCTTGCGGCGCTCGACCGCATTTCCTCGGAGGGCGGAAACTTCTCCAATGACGACGGCTATACGCGCATCCTTGCCTATAGCTGCCCGATCATCGAAGTCTCCGGTCGCGCCGTGGCCGCGATGACCGTCCCGCTGGTGCGGCAGGATCAAACCCCCGCCGCGGAAGCCAGCGCCATCGCCGCCGAGCTGCGCAACGCGGCGAGGACCGTCTCCGAGAAGATCGGCGGCATTTCGTAA
- a CDS encoding gluconate 2-dehydrogenase subunit 3 family protein, which translates to MREVDRRSKHSRRVFLKGAATAVPVVAVATSVAVSIEDAWADDATALSPATMRTLLKVARDIYPHDVLGDSYYITAIKPWDGKAAKDPAVKSLISDGITRLDQNAQDRHKVPYVEVPWEADRVVLLKEIEQSAFFQKVRGDLIVSLYNQKEVWPRFGYEGPSAELGGYINRGFADIDWLPKA; encoded by the coding sequence ATGAGAGAAGTCGATCGTCGAAGCAAGCACAGCCGCCGCGTCTTTCTCAAGGGCGCGGCGACTGCCGTGCCGGTCGTGGCTGTCGCGACCAGTGTCGCCGTCAGCATCGAGGATGCCTGGGCCGATGACGCCACCGCCCTATCGCCCGCGACCATGAGGACGCTGCTGAAGGTCGCGCGCGACATCTATCCTCACGACGTTCTCGGCGACAGCTACTACATCACTGCAATCAAGCCGTGGGACGGCAAGGCGGCCAAGGACCCTGCCGTCAAGTCGCTGATCAGCGACGGCATCACGCGGCTCGATCAGAACGCGCAGGATCGCCACAAGGTGCCTTATGTCGAGGTGCCCTGGGAAGCCGACCGCGTGGTGCTCTTGAAGGAAATCGAGCAGAGCGCCTTCTTCCAGAAGGTGCGCGGCGACCTCATCGTCTCGCTCTACAACCAGAAAGAGGTCTGGCCGCGGTTCGGCTACGAGGGCCCCTCGGCCGAGCTCGGCGGCTACATCAACCGCGGCTTCGCCGACATCGACTGGCTGCCGAAGGCCTAG
- the mutL gene encoding DNA mismatch repair endonuclease MutL, which produces MPVRQLPEQVVNRIAAGEVVERPASVVKELVENAIDAGASRIDVFTDGGGRRRIGITDDGSGMTAKDLALAVERHATSKLDDEDLLQIRTLGFRGEALPSIGSVARISITTRHASEPHAWALSVEGGEKSGIMPAALAHGTRVEVGDLFYATPARLKFLKTDRTEAEAIREVVRRLAMARPDIAFTLAGEERAPVTWAAALPGAAGRLTRLGDILGAEFRSHAIEVHAEREGVVVAGYAAAPALTKANALGQYLFVNGRPVRDKLILGAVRAAYSDYLPRDRHPVLALFVTLDPREVDANVHPAKTEVRFRNAGLVRALIVHGLKEALAREGRRTAANSGESALSSFRPAFTPPRPASWDWRASPSAPVAPLASFEGSAAPAFAERAQAAFDVGAPSADVRIETQPVADLVDRPLGAARTQIHETYIVSQTRDGLIIVDQHAAHERIVYERLKASLAANGVQRQILLIPEIVEMDEATVERLLERSEELASFGLAIESFGPGAVAVRETPSLLGKTNAGGLLRDLSEHMAEWDEALPLERRLMHVAATMACHGSVRAGRRLRPEEMNALLREMEETPNSGQCNHGRPTYVELKLSDVEKLFGRR; this is translated from the coding sequence ATGCCCGTCCGCCAGCTTCCAGAGCAAGTCGTCAACCGCATCGCCGCCGGTGAGGTGGTCGAGCGCCCGGCGAGCGTCGTCAAGGAGCTGGTCGAGAACGCGATCGATGCCGGTGCGAGCCGGATCGACGTCTTCACCGACGGCGGCGGGCGGCGCCGGATCGGCATCACCGACGACGGCAGTGGCATGACGGCGAAGGATCTGGCGCTCGCGGTCGAGCGCCACGCCACCTCCAAGCTCGACGACGAGGATCTGCTCCAGATCCGCACCCTCGGGTTCCGCGGCGAGGCCCTGCCCTCGATCGGCTCGGTCGCGCGTATCTCCATCACCACGCGCCATGCCAGTGAGCCGCACGCCTGGGCGCTGTCGGTCGAGGGCGGCGAGAAGTCCGGGATCATGCCGGCGGCGCTGGCGCATGGCACCCGCGTCGAGGTCGGCGACCTCTTCTATGCGACGCCGGCGCGGCTGAAATTCCTGAAGACCGACCGCACGGAAGCCGAAGCGATCCGGGAGGTGGTGCGGCGCCTCGCCATGGCGCGGCCCGATATCGCCTTCACGCTGGCCGGCGAGGAGCGCGCGCCGGTGACCTGGGCCGCGGCGCTGCCCGGCGCGGCCGGACGGCTGACCCGGCTCGGCGACATCCTCGGCGCGGAATTCCGCAGCCACGCCATCGAGGTCCATGCCGAGCGCGAGGGTGTCGTCGTCGCCGGCTATGCCGCGGCGCCGGCCCTGACCAAGGCCAACGCGCTCGGCCAGTACCTCTTCGTCAACGGCCGCCCGGTCCGCGACAAGCTGATCCTGGGCGCCGTGCGCGCGGCCTATTCCGACTATTTGCCGCGCGACCGTCATCCGGTGCTGGCGCTGTTCGTCACGCTCGATCCGCGCGAGGTCGACGCCAACGTGCATCCGGCCAAGACCGAGGTGCGCTTCCGCAACGCCGGTCTCGTCCGCGCGTTGATCGTACACGGATTGAAGGAAGCCCTCGCACGCGAGGGTCGCCGCACCGCGGCCAACAGCGGCGAGAGCGCGCTGTCCTCGTTTCGGCCCGCCTTCACGCCACCACGCCCGGCAAGCTGGGACTGGCGCGCCTCGCCATCGGCTCCGGTGGCGCCGCTGGCCTCGTTCGAAGGCTCGGCCGCCCCCGCCTTCGCCGAGCGCGCGCAGGCTGCGTTCGACGTCGGCGCGCCGAGTGCCGATGTCCGGATCGAGACACAGCCAGTCGCCGACCTCGTCGATCGACCGCTCGGCGCGGCGCGCACGCAGATCCATGAGACCTACATCGTCTCGCAGACTCGCGACGGCCTCATCATCGTCGATCAGCATGCCGCACATGAGCGCATCGTCTATGAGCGGCTTAAGGCCTCGCTGGCCGCGAACGGCGTGCAGCGGCAGATCCTGCTCATCCCTGAAATCGTCGAGATGGACGAGGCGACGGTGGAGCGCCTCCTGGAGCGCAGCGAGGAGCTCGCATCGTTCGGCCTCGCGATCGAATCCTTCGGCCCCGGCGCGGTCGCGGTGCGCGAGACGCCCTCGCTGCTCGGCAAGACCAATGCGGGCGGTCTCCTGCGCGATCTCTCCGAGCACATGGCCGAATGGGACGAGGCTCTCCCTCTCGAACGCCGCCTGATGCACGTCGCCGCCACCATGGCCTGCCACGGCTCGGTGCGCGCCGGCCGCCGCTTGCGGCCAGAGGAGATGAACGCCCTGCTCCGCGAGATGGAGGAGACGCCGAACTCCGGCCAGTGCAATCACGGCCGGCCGACCTATGTCGAGCTGAAGCTATCCGACGTGGAGAAGCTGTTCGGGCGGAGGTGA